TTCGGCTTCCCGTCACCTGCAATCATGCTTCTCGGCATGGCGCTCGGCTCGCTTGCCGCGTTCCTGGTGATGATCGCGATTGCGGGCCGCTCCGGGTTTTCGGCCGAACGGCTGCTGCTTGCCGGCATCGCCATCAGCGCCTTCTGCATGGCGATCGTCAGCATGGTGCTCGCCCAGGGCGACATGCGCAGCTATATCCTGCTCACCTGGATGTCCGGCTCGACCAATCGCGCCGGCGCCTTCGAAGCCTGGACGGCGATGATCGCACTCGTAGTGTTGACGGCACCGCTTTTCCTGATGATCCGCTGGCTCGCCATACTGCCGCTCGGCACCGGCCTTTCCCGCAGCATCGGCCTTCGCGTCCTGCCGTCCCGCCTTGTGCTCGCCGTCCTTGCGGCATTGATGACGGCGATCTCCTCGTTTCTCGTTGGCCCCTTGAGCCTGGCAGGACTGATCGCGCCGCATCTCGCCCGGCTGATCGGTTTCCAGAAGCCGCATCACCAGCTTGCCGCGGCAATACTGATCGGCGCTGGCGTGCTCATGATGGCCGACTGGCTGTCGCGGGTCGTCATCTATCCCTATCAGGTCCCGGTCGGCCTCTTCGCGGCGCTGATCGGCGGGCCTTATCTTCTCTGGCTGCTTGGAGGAAAGGACCGCTCCCCATAATGGCCGAACGCTTCACGCTATCCGGCAGCCATCAATGTTTGGCGAGCCCTGTGCCCCTCGGCTATCTGTTGAAAGATCGCTATCGCGTGCTGCATTGCCTTGGCCGTCGTCCAGCATGAAGCGGGACCGCGACGACCGAGCACTCCCTGGGCGTCGCTCGAAGATCGTCTCCCTGCAGAACCTTCGTGGCTCGGAGAGCCCTTTCCATTGCCATCTCCCGTTGCTTAGGCCTCCGCTCCGTATCCGCGGCCTTGCGTCAGGGAGAAACCTCAGCATCGATCGACGTAGCGGTTCCCGTCGCGGTCGCGGTAGTAGCAGCGGCCGGGCTGCCCCGCGACATTCCCGATCAAGGCCCCGGACACGCCACCCACGGCCGCACCAACCGCGGCGCCGCGAACGTTGCCCGTTGCCACGCCGCCGACGACAGCACCTGTGGCAGCGCCGATTCCCGCCCCCCGTTCAGTCGACGTGCAAGCTGTGAGGCACAACCCGACACATCCGATGACGATAAAATTTTTCATTTGAACCTCCATTCCAGTTTTCTCGCTGATAGACTGGCTTGCTTCCTTGGGCATGGCGGCGCGACACGCCGAGTGTCGGCTTTGGCTGGAACGTCGCGCTAAGTTCCCCGAACCAAGTCCGATGCCGAAAGTTCCAAAGCAATTGGGGGCGGCTCCGCCGGCGAAGGCTGCTGCTTCTTCAAGGCTTGCCGACGCGAGCCATTAATCCTGCCCTGCCACAACGGGTGACAGGACTCTGCAGGCGAAAAAGACTTCCGATTCAAGGGCGCAACACCGGAACGGAACCATCCCCTGCTTCCGCGGGTTGAATGGCATGTTTTGCGCTCTTGCCTCTGGGAGCATGCCATGGCTGTACTTTCCTCCAATGATCGAGACGCGGCCGCCTATCCGATACAGTCGCTTTTCGTCCCGTTCCCTTTTGTCTGCTTCACGCTTGCATTCGCGACCGATATCGCCTTCTGGCAGAGCAACAACCTCATGTGGCAGAACTTCTCCGCATGGCTGTTGTGCGCCGGCCTGGTGTTCGGCGTGATTGCGATCCTGGCTGGCCTCATAGACCTCGTGCGGCCCCGCACCCGTCCACTGCGGCCAGCTTTCCCGTCCGCGCTTCTCTACCTGATCATCCTCGCCCTTGCCGTCCTGAACAGCCTCGTCCATGCCGGCGACGGATGGACCGCCGTGGTCCCCTATGGACTGACGCTCTCTGCCTTTACATTTGTGCTTTGCCTGGTGGCAGCCGCTGTTTCCGCCCGCAAATATGCCAGATTGGCCTGGAGAATATGATGATGAGGTCCCTTATTCTCGGCACTTCGGTTCTGTCGCTTTCCCTCGGGCTCGGCGCATCGGCGCAGGAAGCCAGATTCGATCTGTCCCAGCAGATCGGCCCGAACCCGTTTCTGCCTGACCCCTCTCCTTCCCTGATACCCGATGTGAAGGTCGCGGAAGTGGTCGGCTGGAAGGACGGCGAGACGCCTACCGTTCCGGATGGCCTGAAGGTCACCGCCTATGCCAAGGACCTTGCCAATCCCCGCACCGTCCATACCCTGTCAAATGGCGATGTGCTCGTCGTCCAGTCCCGCGGTCCGGCCGGCGAGCCGATCTCGCGGCCGAAGGATTTCATCCGCGACTGGGTCATGTCGATCGCCCACGGCGGTGAACAGAAAGAAAGCAATGTCATCACCCTGCTGCGTGACACCAATCGCGACGGCATGGTCGATGAACGCCACGACCTCCTGAAGAAGCTCGATTCTCCCTTCGGCCTCGCCTGGATAGACAATACGCTTTATGTCGCCACGACGAGCGCCATCCTTGCCTACCCCTACGAACTCGGCCGGAACGAGATCACCGCGCAGCCGAAAACGCTGACGCCCCTGCCCGGCGGTCCGATCAATCATCATTGGACAAAAGATCTGGCCCTCAGCCCTGACGGCCGGACGCTTTATGTCTCGGTCGGATCGAACTCCAACATCGTCGAGAACGGTTTCGAAGCAGAAAAAGGCCGTGCTGCGATCTGGCAGGTCGACCGGCAGACCGGCGCCGCCCGCGTTTTCGCCTCGGGTCTGCGCAACCCGAACGGTCTCTCCTTCAACCCCGAAACGGGTGCGCTCTGGACCGTCGTCAACGAACGCGACGAGCTCGGCCCGAACCTCGTTCCTGATTACATGACCTCGGTGGAGGACGGCGCCTTCTACGGTTGGCCGTGGAGCTACTACGGCAACCACGTCGATGCTCGCGTTCATCCGCCACGTCCCGACATGGTCGAAAAGGCAATCCAGCCGGACTACGCCCTGTCCAGCCATGTCGCCGCGCTCGGACTGACTTTCTCGATGAATTCCGCCCTGCCAGCCGCATACGCAAACGGCGCCTTCATCGGCGAGCACGGCAGCTGGAACCGGGACAGCTTCAATGGCTACAAAGTCATCTTCGTACCGTTCCAGAACGGCAAGCCATCTGGCAAGGCGCAGGATGTCGTCACAGGCTTCATCCAGGGCAATCAGGCGAAAGGACGGCCGGTCGGCGTCGGGATCGATGGGACGGGAGCGCTGCTTGTTGCCGATGACGCCGGCAATACCGTCTGGCGCGTTGCTTCATCCGACGGTCGGGTCACGCCGCAGCCGATTGGCACGGACCAGGTGTCTAGCAATCAGCAACTGTCGTCGCCCGCGAAAACCGGCAGGCTTCCCGACGGAGCATCCGGTATCGGAGCGGAAATCACCGCGTCGACTACGACACCCGCGCGGCCTCCCACTTCAGCCGACGAACGCCTGACCGGTCAGGAGCCGCTTTCCGGCCAACCGGATAAGCTCGTGCCCGCCCAGATGCAGATCGCTCCCGCGACGGGCCCTTGACGACTTAGCAGCAGATCAAGGACAGAACCCTGCTGCAACGCTTCGGGATCGGAGCCGCCGAGCCGGCAGCTTCGATCAACGACGTGGCGTATGAGTGACCGTCAAAGTCACTATCTCATTGCTTCGAGCAAGGCCGCTATATAGCCGTAGCAAAACGCAAAGGCTACGCCCGTGGGATCGCGGCCGCTTATCGTGGGAACGTGATCCGGCATGATCATGTAGCGATAGCCGACCTCTTTATAAATTTTGAGAGAGCGCACCATGTCCATGTCGCCCTCGTCCGGAAAAGTTTCCATGAAGGAGAGCTTTCCGCCCGCGATATTACGGAAGTGGACATTGAAGATCTTGCCGCGTGTCCCGAACCAGCGAATGATATCGTCGATTTCTTGCCTGGGATCGTCCAGCATTTCACCGATCGAGCCTTGGCAAAAATTGAGACCGTGATAGGGGCTCTCGCGCATCAGCACAAACTTCTTCAAACCCTCGACGGTGCCGAGCACGCGAGTAACGCCCTTGTAGCCGGGCGGGGTGTAAGGGTCATGCGGATGGCAGGCAAGCCGCACCTTGTTGCTCTCTGCGACGGGCACCACGCGTTCCAGAAAATAGTCGATCCGCTCCCAGTTTTCGTCCTCGGGCAGCACGCCCGCCAGGCCTGGTTCAGCCTGCTGGTCAGCCTTGTCCCATCGAAAGGCCTCGTTGAGTGACCCGCCTCGCCCCGGTTCCATCTGGGTACGTGGGATGCCGATCAGATTGAGATTGTATTTCACCGACGGTATCCCGGCCTTGGCCGTTTCCTCGATCAGCCTGCACACCGCGTCGATCTGCCGGTCGCGATCGGGACCCTTGAGGAGGATATCCGGATAGGATGCCTTCTCGATGGGCTGCGACGGAAGCGGAAGCTGGATCATGTCGAGGATGAGCCCGAAGCTTTCAATCTTGTCGCGATGACGTTCGAGATCTTCCAGTTTCCAGCTCGACGGCGCGCCGGGCGGATCTGCGCAGATGTGTTTCAATCCCAATTGAGCGAAAACGCGGTAGTCGTCATCATCTCTCGCGCCAACTTGTGTGCCAACATACATTTCAATATCCTCCCAAGCCTCTCACATATCATACGACCTATTATGGTTTTTATTGGCTGTCGAGCATCTTCGTGCAGTCCGGCGCCCAGACGGGGCGGACGGACTTATCCCGGGACAGCTTCCCGCCGCCGGCAGAGAGTCTTTCAGGCTCTCCGCGAGGATCGCGTGGATAACACGAATTATCAAGCGGTTACCCTTGGCTACCTTACCCTGAAGATCTTCAGGAAGGCTTGCCGGAGGTCCGGAAGCCAGCCTGATGGGCGATTTCGGCAAAGCTTGCCATCCCTCAGAAAGTCCGCTAAGTCATCATACAACGCTTAAAACAAGCGGCAATGCCCTTGGTCAACTCTGGGAGGAGTTTCAATGAAATACCTTTGCACCCGATTGCTCGTCGGCGCGGCTTTTGCCGTCATGTCTTTCGGCACGCCGGCAGCTTTTGCCGAGACGCCGGCCAACCAGCTCGTCATTGCGACCTCGCTTGCCCAGGTTCTCTCGCTGGATCCTCATCAGGCGACGGAAGCCAAGGCAAACGAGATCATGGCAAACCTCTACGATCGCCTGGTTTCCACCGACGGCTCTGGAAAGGTTTCCCCGCAGCTCGCCGAAAAGTGGGAGATCGATGACAAGGGGATAACGTTCCATCTGCGGAAGGCGGAATTCGCCTCGGGCAACCCGGTCACCTCCGCGGACGTGGTCTACTCGATCACCCGTCTCCTGAAACTCGACCAGGCCGCGGCCGCCAATCTCAAGCGTGTCGGCTACAACGGCGCCAACGTTGAAAAGCTGGTGACGGCGCCAGACGAGAAGACCGTGCGCATAGACCTTTCCGGCGAGGTCACGTCGGAACTCCTGCTCTATCGACTGGCGATGGTCATCGCGAGCGTTGTCGACAGCAAGGAACTGAAGAGCCATGTCGTCAACGACGATTGGGGCAATGCATGGTTACGCACCAGTTCGGCAGGCTCAGGCCCTTTCACGCTGAACAAGTGGACGCCGAACGAGATCGTCATCCTCGACGCGAACAAGAATTACGTCGCCGGACAGCCGAAGATGCGCCGCGTCGTCGTTCGGCATGTGCCTGAAAGTCAGGTCGAGCGGCTGATGCTCGAGCGTGGCGATATCGACATCGCGAGCGCGCTGACCGCAACCGACCTTGCAACATTCACCGGCAAGCAAGGTTATGAAATCCAGCGCGTCCCGACAGGGGGGTTCTATGTCCTGTCGATGAACGCCGGCAAGGAACCGCTCTCCAATCCGAAGGTCCGCGAGGCGATTGCCTACGGCATTGACTACAAGGGCATGGAAAAGGCGATCATG
This genomic window from Neorhizobium galegae contains:
- a CDS encoding glycine zipper family protein; the protein is MKNFIVIGCVGLCLTACTSTERGAGIGAATGAVVGGVATGNVRGAAVGAAVGGVSGALIGNVAGQPGRCYYRDRDGNRYVDRC
- a CDS encoding DUF2231 domain-containing protein: MAVLSSNDRDAAAYPIQSLFVPFPFVCFTLAFATDIAFWQSNNLMWQNFSAWLLCAGLVFGVIAILAGLIDLVRPRTRPLRPAFPSALLYLIILALAVLNSLVHAGDGWTAVVPYGLTLSAFTFVLCLVAAAVSARKYARLAWRI
- a CDS encoding PQQ-dependent sugar dehydrogenase; this encodes MMRSLILGTSVLSLSLGLGASAQEARFDLSQQIGPNPFLPDPSPSLIPDVKVAEVVGWKDGETPTVPDGLKVTAYAKDLANPRTVHTLSNGDVLVVQSRGPAGEPISRPKDFIRDWVMSIAHGGEQKESNVITLLRDTNRDGMVDERHDLLKKLDSPFGLAWIDNTLYVATTSAILAYPYELGRNEITAQPKTLTPLPGGPINHHWTKDLALSPDGRTLYVSVGSNSNIVENGFEAEKGRAAIWQVDRQTGAARVFASGLRNPNGLSFNPETGALWTVVNERDELGPNLVPDYMTSVEDGAFYGWPWSYYGNHVDARVHPPRPDMVEKAIQPDYALSSHVAALGLTFSMNSALPAAYANGAFIGEHGSWNRDSFNGYKVIFVPFQNGKPSGKAQDVVTGFIQGNQAKGRPVGVGIDGTGALLVADDAGNTVWRVASSDGRVTPQPIGTDQVSSNQQLSSPAKTGRLPDGASGIGAEITASTTTPARPPTSADERLTGQEPLSGQPDKLVPAQMQIAPATGP
- a CDS encoding mannonate dehydratase; translation: MYVGTQVGARDDDDYRVFAQLGLKHICADPPGAPSSWKLEDLERHRDKIESFGLILDMIQLPLPSQPIEKASYPDILLKGPDRDRQIDAVCRLIEETAKAGIPSVKYNLNLIGIPRTQMEPGRGGSLNEAFRWDKADQQAEPGLAGVLPEDENWERIDYFLERVVPVAESNKVRLACHPHDPYTPPGYKGVTRVLGTVEGLKKFVLMRESPYHGLNFCQGSIGEMLDDPRQEIDDIIRWFGTRGKIFNVHFRNIAGGKLSFMETFPDEGDMDMVRSLKIYKEVGYRYMIMPDHVPTISGRDPTGVAFAFCYGYIAALLEAMR
- a CDS encoding ABC transporter substrate-binding protein is translated as MSFGTPAAFAETPANQLVIATSLAQVLSLDPHQATEAKANEIMANLYDRLVSTDGSGKVSPQLAEKWEIDDKGITFHLRKAEFASGNPVTSADVVYSITRLLKLDQAAAANLKRVGYNGANVEKLVTAPDEKTVRIDLSGEVTSELLLYRLAMVIASVVDSKELKSHVVNDDWGNAWLRTSSAGSGPFTLNKWTPNEIVILDANKNYVAGQPKMRRVVVRHVPESQVERLMLERGDIDIASALTATDLATFTGKQGYEIQRVPTGGFYVLSMNAGKEPLSNPKVREAIAYGIDYKGMEKAIMGPYGRARTVPVPENFEFAIPSPDWKLDVAKAKALLAEAGYKDGFTLNLKTIAQTPRIDLATAIQASLGQIGVKINIMQGNGADIIAAHRARDFDLLIPQTGAYMPNVLGAMEQFSSNPDNSLKANNAGNFVWRSSWDIPELTAITAKAAMEPDAKKRGALYVEMQEMFVAQKPAVLPLFERYEPIVLTSRVQGYVGHPSQTTRLEGVTKTDK